A genomic segment from Flavobacteriales bacterium encodes:
- a CDS encoding glycoside hydrolase family 2 TIM barrel-domain containing protein, with amino-acid sequence MIRLILIASLFLWSCQDQKNINTQHLSDWKMLHHGNEIAVSIPSNNISDLLANRLILDPFIASNEDSIQWIANQVWEYQTTFDVLPSVFQHTKKQLLFKGLDTYADIYLNDSLILQADNMFRTWSIMADGILQEKANQLKVIFQPVGELENQKINALGYDLPGGSRVYSRKAGFHYGWDWGAKITPSGIWRDVTLEAWSDAKLKDVFYEQVFLSDTLAIVEAQVEMDVVCSGEYVVSINGSHHTHLLKQGSQTVSIPIHIKNPQLWWPIGYGEQYRYTFTCSVKKESHLIDENTTKFGLREVELITDKQDQGSEFYFKVNGKALFMKGANYIPQDHLQNRVSESHYRSLLNDVCTANMNMLRVWGGGIYEEDIFYDLCDSLGILVWQDFMFACAMYPSDTSFLQSVKQEAIDNVVRLRNHASIVLWCGNNENSEGWQRWGWQDVFDDTQKEEIEKGYNALFNTILPSVVDEYTNLPYWESSPQLGRGDPQHQFEGDAHYWGVWHDAEPFEILEEKVPRFMSEFGFQSFPTLSTIAQFADSSQWSLDSQVMRSHQKHPRGNALILEYMAREYNVPSSFDKLIYASQILQAEGIRIGLEAHRRSQPHCMGTLYWQLNDCWPVASWSSIDYYGNWKALHYAVKEVFAPLALSLSLDKNNLLQVSAMSELAYEIDDTLEISIYNLDGLLLSTSREGVSIQANTSTDLKSLSNFSEHQIVIARLVDNKTSSKELLTSLPKECNFKSPNIEFSWHGDTLALSTDVAAHQLYLHNVQGHFSDNFFTLLPHTEKRIIFKGKESEKNKLLIWSLYDLQDNEK; translated from the coding sequence TTGATTAGGCTAATCCTAATAGCGTCTTTATTTCTTTGGTCTTGCCAAGATCAAAAAAACATAAATACACAACACCTATCGGACTGGAAGATGTTACACCATGGCAATGAAATTGCTGTTAGCATACCGTCAAATAACATTTCAGATTTATTAGCAAACCGACTTATTCTTGACCCTTTTATAGCTTCTAATGAAGACTCCATACAATGGATAGCCAATCAAGTTTGGGAGTATCAAACGACCTTTGATGTTTTGCCTTCAGTATTTCAGCATACTAAAAAACAATTGCTCTTTAAGGGTTTGGACACCTACGCTGACATTTACCTCAACGATTCACTGATTTTGCAAGCCGATAATATGTTCAGAACTTGGTCTATAATGGCAGACGGTATTCTCCAAGAGAAAGCCAACCAATTGAAAGTAATTTTTCAGCCTGTCGGTGAGCTAGAAAACCAAAAAATTAATGCGTTGGGTTATGACTTGCCTGGTGGTAGCAGAGTATATAGTCGCAAAGCAGGTTTTCATTACGGATGGGATTGGGGCGCAAAAATAACACCATCTGGAATTTGGAGAGATGTAACTCTTGAAGCCTGGTCAGATGCTAAACTCAAGGATGTTTTTTATGAACAAGTATTTTTAAGCGACACCTTAGCTATTGTTGAAGCCCAAGTAGAAATGGATGTTGTCTGTTCAGGCGAATATGTAGTGTCAATTAATGGTAGTCATCATACACACCTTTTGAAGCAAGGAAGTCAGACCGTCTCCATACCTATACATATTAAGAACCCTCAACTGTGGTGGCCCATTGGTTATGGTGAGCAATACCGCTATACCTTTACCTGCTCGGTGAAGAAAGAAAGTCATCTGATTGATGAAAACACCACTAAATTTGGTTTGAGAGAGGTAGAATTAATTACTGATAAGCAAGATCAAGGCTCGGAATTTTATTTCAAAGTCAATGGCAAAGCTCTATTTATGAAAGGGGCCAACTATATCCCACAAGACCACCTCCAAAATCGTGTTTCTGAAAGTCACTACCGTAGCTTGCTTAACGATGTATGCACTGCAAATATGAATATGCTTAGAGTATGGGGGGGCGGTATTTATGAGGAAGACATCTTTTATGATCTATGCGATTCTCTGGGCATATTGGTGTGGCAAGACTTTATGTTTGCTTGTGCTATGTATCCTTCAGACACGAGCTTTTTACAGTCAGTAAAACAAGAAGCGATTGACAATGTTGTACGCTTACGTAATCATGCATCCATTGTATTGTGGTGCGGCAATAACGAAAATTCGGAGGGTTGGCAACGTTGGGGTTGGCAAGATGTTTTTGATGATACACAGAAAGAAGAAATAGAAAAAGGATACAATGCCTTATTCAATACCATTTTACCTTCAGTTGTTGATGAATATACCAATTTGCCCTATTGGGAAAGTTCACCCCAGTTAGGAAGAGGCGACCCTCAACATCAGTTTGAAGGCGATGCCCACTATTGGGGTGTATGGCACGATGCTGAACCGTTTGAAATATTAGAAGAAAAAGTGCCTCGTTTTATGAGCGAATTTGGCTTTCAGTCTTTCCCTACACTTTCAACTATAGCACAGTTTGCAGACAGTAGCCAATGGAGTCTGGATTCTCAAGTAATGCGTTCCCATCAAAAACATCCACGAGGCAATGCTCTTATTTTGGAATATATGGCACGAGAATACAATGTGCCATCTTCTTTTGATAAATTAATTTATGCTAGTCAAATTTTACAAGCCGAGGGAATACGAATTGGACTTGAGGCTCACCGCCGTAGTCAGCCCCATTGTATGGGCACATTGTATTGGCAACTGAACGATTGTTGGCCAGTAGCATCTTGGAGCAGTATAGACTATTATGGCAATTGGAAAGCCCTACATTATGCTGTAAAAGAAGTCTTTGCCCCATTAGCATTATCCTTGAGTTTGGACAAAAACAATCTTCTTCAAGTGTCTGCTATGTCTGAATTAGCCTATGAAATTGACGACACTTTAGAAATTTCTATTTACAATTTAGACGGACTTTTGTTATCTACTTCTCGTGAAGGAGTAAGCATTCAAGCCAATACCTCAACTGACTTGAAAAGCCTTTCTAATTTTTCTGAGCATCAAATCGTAATAGCTCGATTAGTGGATAATAAAACAAGCTCAAAAGAACTACTCACCTCCTTGCCAAAGGAGTGTAATTTTAAGTCGCCAAACATAGAATTCTCTTGGCATGGGGATACTCTTGCCCTTAGTACGGACGTGGCTGCTCATCAGCTGTATTTGCATAATGTACAAGGTCATTTTTCAGATAACTTTTTCACCCTTTTACCACATACTGAAAAGCGCATTATCTTTAAAGGCAAGGAGTCTGAAAAAAATAAATTATTAATTTGGTCACTATACGATTTACAAGACAATGAAAAATAG
- a CDS encoding N(4)-(beta-N-acetylglucosaminyl)-L-asparaginase produces the protein MKNRRHFLKGTLLGATGALLLPKVFTASTSKKTNPHSQSGFPMVISTWNHGLPANDAAMAVLQNGGKVIDAVEKGVMVPEADPESMSVGYGGLPDRDGYVTLDACIMDHNGNCGAVSFLEHIKHPISVARKVMDDTPHVMLSGKGAFDFAIEQGFPKEDLLTYKAREKWEEWKKDSQYKPIVNVENHDTIGLLALDKNGDISGACTTSGLSFKMHGRVGDSPIIGAGMFVDNEVGGCCATGMGEAVMKTLGSFLVVELMRQGASPQEACEEAIARIVKNQNYKDMQIGYLAINKKGEHGAFAVHPQFNYALHQGGKNELIDSPSHLK, from the coding sequence ATGAAAAATAGAAGACACTTTCTGAAAGGCACTTTGCTAGGAGCAACGGGTGCTTTATTACTACCAAAAGTATTTACTGCATCAACATCGAAAAAGACCAATCCTCATTCACAATCTGGTTTTCCTATGGTTATTTCAACCTGGAATCACGGTTTACCAGCCAATGACGCAGCTATGGCAGTTTTACAAAACGGAGGAAAAGTCATCGATGCCGTTGAAAAAGGAGTAATGGTGCCAGAAGCCGATCCGGAATCTATGAGCGTTGGTTATGGTGGATTGCCTGATAGAGATGGGTATGTTACTTTAGATGCTTGTATAATGGATCATAACGGAAATTGCGGTGCTGTATCTTTTTTAGAACATATCAAACACCCTATTTCTGTAGCTAGAAAAGTGATGGACGACACCCCTCACGTTATGCTTTCAGGAAAAGGTGCTTTTGATTTTGCTATTGAACAGGGCTTTCCCAAAGAAGATTTATTGACTTATAAAGCCAGAGAAAAATGGGAAGAATGGAAAAAAGACTCTCAATACAAACCCATCGTTAATGTTGAAAATCACGACACTATCGGCTTATTGGCCTTGGATAAAAATGGAGATATATCGGGAGCTTGTACGACTTCTGGGCTATCCTTTAAGATGCACGGTCGTGTGGGCGATTCGCCCATTATAGGAGCAGGGATGTTTGTAGACAACGAAGTAGGTGGTTGCTGTGCTACAGGAATGGGCGAGGCAGTAATGAAAACCTTAGGTTCTTTTTTAGTGGTTGAGTTGATGCGACAAGGAGCATCCCCACAAGAGGCTTGTGAAGAAGCCATTGCTAGAATTGTAAAAAACCAAAATTATAAGGATATGCAAATTGGTTATTTAGCCATCAACAAAAAAGGAGAACACGGAGCCTTCGCAGTTCACCCTCAGTTTAATTATGCCTTGCATCAGGGCGGAAAAAATGAGCTAATAGACTCACCATCTCATCTCAAATAA
- a CDS encoding family 20 glycosylhydrolase: protein MKYLLLLSLFLCACIPPENIGVNILPSPQQFELKEGKFLFDASTGVFADSVFFEQIPYLKSISSQPLNGESTTIALLYEGAFSDEEYILDISEDTIAISATTSEGIIRGIQTLRQLLPLQKKSAYIPALSIHDYPRFSWRGMLLDCSRHFMEKDFVKRYIDLLALHKMNVLHWHLTEDQGWRIEIEQYPKLTEIGAWRTQKDGSIYGGFYTKEDIREIVAYAKERHITVVPEIELPGHSLAALASYPQLSCTGGPFEVENDWGVFKDIYCAGNDSVFMFLENVLDEVLELFPSKYIHIGGDEAPKYRWDNCNKCKARMRNEGLDDSHQLQSYFITRIERYLNSKGRQIIGWDEILEGGLAPSATVQSWRGMDGGIAAAKSGHYAIMSPTSHAYFDYDLDAIDLQKVYSFEPIPSVLSEEEAQFILGGECNMWSERAPQDLVDSKVFPRLLAMSEVLWTTAPKDYPNFYKKVQKHYDILDAFGVDYGYESVPITSHCEYKNGQFEYRLFSATPDITLEYRLDNSDWKSYSESFFVSNSVLVEARGFKNGKPYGEYKQSVNKHIANGKKVSYAVPFSPNYPAKEELTLTDGLVGSNTKFRDGRWQGFYGESLDVLIDLEEEQTINTIDVGCFQYNLSWILMPKSIRIYSSDDGINFEKLVSFQNTISPQKEGQFRHQYSLLCSARTRYIRLVAENFGILPDWHPAAGSQAWLFVDEIMIR from the coding sequence ATGAAGTATTTACTTTTACTTTCTTTGTTCTTGTGCGCCTGTATTCCTCCAGAAAATATAGGAGTTAATATTCTGCCAAGTCCACAACAATTCGAATTAAAAGAAGGAAAATTTTTATTTGATGCGTCCACAGGTGTATTTGCCGATTCCGTTTTTTTCGAGCAAATACCCTATTTAAAAAGTATCAGTTCTCAACCTTTGAACGGAGAGTCAACGACTATAGCTTTGCTTTATGAAGGGGCTTTTTCAGATGAAGAATATATATTGGACATTAGTGAAGATACTATAGCTATTTCTGCCACTACTTCAGAAGGAATTATAAGGGGCATACAAACATTAAGACAGCTTTTGCCACTTCAAAAAAAGTCGGCATATATTCCAGCCTTATCCATCCACGATTATCCTCGTTTTTCTTGGCGTGGGATGTTATTAGATTGCTCAAGGCACTTTATGGAAAAAGATTTTGTCAAGCGTTATATTGATTTATTGGCATTGCATAAAATGAACGTTTTGCATTGGCATTTGACTGAAGACCAAGGTTGGCGAATAGAAATTGAGCAATACCCTAAACTAACTGAAATAGGGGCTTGGCGTACTCAAAAAGATGGAAGCATTTATGGTGGTTTTTACACCAAAGAAGATATTAGAGAAATAGTTGCTTATGCTAAGGAAAGGCACATCACAGTTGTGCCAGAAATAGAATTACCCGGACACTCTCTTGCCGCTCTAGCATCATACCCCCAGCTATCTTGTACAGGCGGACCTTTTGAGGTTGAAAACGATTGGGGTGTTTTTAAAGACATCTATTGTGCAGGTAACGATTCTGTCTTTATGTTTTTGGAAAATGTGCTAGATGAGGTTTTGGAATTATTCCCCTCTAAGTATATCCATATTGGAGGTGATGAAGCCCCAAAATATAGGTGGGATAATTGCAATAAATGTAAAGCAAGAATGAGAAATGAAGGCTTAGACGATTCTCATCAATTACAAAGCTATTTCATTACTAGGATAGAACGTTATTTAAACAGTAAAGGTCGTCAGATTATTGGTTGGGATGAAATTTTGGAAGGCGGCTTAGCACCATCTGCCACAGTTCAATCTTGGCGAGGTATGGACGGAGGGATAGCAGCCGCAAAAAGTGGGCATTACGCTATTATGTCACCCACTTCACACGCTTATTTTGATTACGATTTAGACGCTATTGATTTACAGAAGGTCTATTCTTTTGAACCAATTCCATCGGTTTTATCAGAGGAAGAAGCTCAATTTATTTTAGGTGGAGAATGTAATATGTGGAGTGAAAGAGCTCCGCAAGATTTAGTCGACAGTAAGGTTTTTCCAAGGCTATTGGCTATGTCTGAGGTCTTATGGACTACAGCCCCCAAGGACTACCCTAATTTTTATAAAAAAGTGCAAAAACATTACGATATCCTTGATGCTTTTGGAGTAGATTATGGTTACGAAAGTGTGCCAATTACCTCTCATTGTGAATACAAAAATGGGCAATTTGAATACCGTTTATTTTCGGCTACACCTGACATAACTTTAGAATATAGACTCGACAATTCGGATTGGAAAAGTTATTCAGAATCCTTTTTTGTTTCCAACAGTGTTTTAGTTGAAGCTAGAGGCTTTAAAAATGGAAAGCCTTATGGCGAATATAAACAGTCTGTAAACAAGCATATAGCTAATGGTAAGAAGGTGAGTTATGCCGTTCCTTTTAGCCCCAATTATCCAGCCAAAGAAGAGCTTACTCTGACCGACGGTCTAGTAGGTAGTAATACTAAATTCAGAGATGGGCGTTGGCAAGGTTTTTATGGTGAGTCTTTGGATGTACTAATAGATTTAGAAGAAGAACAAACTATTAATACCATCGATGTAGGTTGTTTTCAATACAACCTATCGTGGATTTTAATGCCAAAAAGTATCCGAATTTATTCTTCAGATGATGGTATAAATTTTGAAAAATTAGTAAGTTTCCAAAATACCATTTCGCCACAAAAAGAGGGGCAGTTTAGGCACCAATACAGTCTATTGTGTTCGGCAAGAACGAGATATATTCGTCTTGTAGCAGAAAACTTTGGAATCTTGCCCGATTGGCATCCAGCAGCAGGTTCACAAGCCTGGTTATTTGTAGATGAAATAATGATTCGATAA
- a CDS encoding ROK family protein — translation MKKVSAGIDIGGTNTVFGWVESNGDFLWRGSIKTTDYKDPQELVKQVSKQLLENLAENEAIGIGIGAPNGNYYKGTVEFAPNLDWPNFVPLKDYFHDYFDMPVIVTNDANATAIGEMVYGSAKGVNNFIMVTLGTGLGSGIVTNGQVVYGHDAFAGELGHVIVEEGGRNCGCGRKGCLETYASATAISRTAQELTSKEYSSSQVFEAANNGEQWALEAFDFTARKLGMALANAVAITSPRVIYLFGGLAQAGDILFKPTKQYMEDNLLSIYKNKVQILPSSLDGADAAILGASALVWKEIN, via the coding sequence ATGAAAAAAGTAAGCGCAGGAATAGATATTGGGGGAACAAACACTGTATTTGGTTGGGTGGAGTCTAACGGTGATTTTCTATGGAGAGGAAGCATTAAAACGACAGATTATAAAGACCCTCAAGAATTGGTTAAGCAAGTGTCAAAACAGTTGCTAGAAAATTTGGCAGAAAACGAAGCTATAGGTATTGGTATTGGTGCGCCCAATGGCAATTACTATAAAGGGACTGTAGAATTTGCCCCCAATTTGGATTGGCCTAACTTCGTACCTCTTAAAGATTATTTCCACGACTATTTTGATATGCCTGTTATTGTCACCAATGACGCTAACGCTACGGCCATTGGAGAAATGGTTTATGGAAGTGCAAAAGGAGTCAATAACTTCATTATGGTTACTCTTGGTACAGGTTTAGGAAGTGGAATTGTTACTAACGGTCAAGTAGTATATGGACACGATGCTTTTGCAGGTGAGTTAGGTCATGTGATTGTTGAGGAAGGTGGACGAAACTGTGGTTGTGGGCGCAAAGGTTGTTTGGAAACCTATGCTTCTGCTACGGCAATTAGCAGAACCGCTCAAGAATTAACGTCTAAAGAGTACAGTTCATCTCAAGTATTTGAGGCGGCTAATAATGGAGAACAATGGGCATTAGAGGCTTTTGATTTTACGGCTAGAAAGCTTGGAATGGCATTAGCTAATGCTGTGGCTATAACTAGTCCTAGAGTAATCTATCTTTTTGGTGGATTAGCTCAAGCAGGAGATATTTTGTTCAAGCCTACTAAACAATACATGGAAGATAATTTATTGAGTATATATAAAAACAAAGTCCAAATTTTACCCTCTTCACTAGATGGTGCTGACGCTGCTATCTTGGGAGCTAGTGCTTTAGTGTGGAAAGAAATCAACTAA
- a CDS encoding GH92 family glycosyl hydrolase, producing the protein MKKIYFLTLVLFVACQPTEKRFIDYVNPFIGTGGHGHTYPGAASPFGMVQLSPDSRLEGWDGCGGYHYSDSVIYGFSHTHLSGTGISDYADVLLMPTTGELLLTNGADGSQGYNSSFSHDKEIAQAGFYQVHLEDYGVEVELTVSPRAGFHRYTFPNDDEAQVVLDLDHRDKLTDVYLEQVDSVTFKGYRYSHEWATDQRIHFYAQFSSPIQDVTYRSDSLVVGLKFGKLDNPLLVKVGISAVDILGAQQNVEQEIPHWDFDKTKHTVQNAWESNLSKIQVHGRDEDHKTVFYTALYHSLLNPNIYIDVDGRYRGMDMNIHQDSTDNHYTIFSLWDTFRATHPLFTLIEQEKTNEFIRTFLRQYQQGGKLPIWELAANYTNCMIGYHAIPVIADAYAKGIRDYDVERAMDAMIYSANLDTDGLEFYKNKGFIAASDEPESVSKTLEYAYDDWCIAMMADSLGRTDVANDFYQRGQYYKNLYDPSTGFLRAKVNNNWFGPFLADEVNFNYTEANAWQYSTFSPQDIQGHIELMGGPQNLEKHLDSLFTADSQTSGREQVDITGLIGQYAHGNEPSHHMAYLYNYVGKPHKTQERVRQIMEEQYSVYPDGLSGNEDCGQMSSWYVLSAMGFYSVTPGLDYYTIGTPMFDQAQIKLENGQTFVVRADKLSPRNKYIQSATLNGQNYAMSYIQHSDIMTGGELIFLMGDEPSDWGSQSIPPSSITNTPLTPVPFFMAESQTFTDSLVVELGTAQEAIIRYTLDGSQPTLESPIYSSPIVLFKDALIKSKAFSSNGESQEVSAPFYKIDGSRSISIQSEYANQYAAAGDKTLIDYLRGTGSYRTGSWQGYRENLEATVDLGTIKPIDYLAIGFLQDIKSWIFYPPQVEFLVSEDGQDFRSIGIINNTFSDEEYGSFHQDFATQVNVSARYVKVKANNYGVCPDWHLGAGGVTWLFADELIIK; encoded by the coding sequence ATGAAAAAAATTTACTTTTTAACCCTTGTCCTATTTGTAGCTTGTCAGCCTACAGAAAAACGATTTATAGATTATGTAAACCCTTTTATTGGAACAGGAGGGCATGGGCATACTTATCCTGGAGCAGCCTCTCCATTTGGAATGGTTCAGTTAAGCCCTGACTCAAGACTAGAAGGTTGGGACGGATGTGGCGGATATCATTATTCGGATAGTGTTATTTACGGCTTTTCGCATACCCATCTTAGCGGTACAGGTATTTCAGATTATGCCGATGTGCTATTGATGCCAACTACAGGAGAACTTTTACTTACAAATGGCGCAGATGGAAGTCAAGGGTATAATTCCTCTTTTTCTCATGACAAAGAGATTGCCCAAGCAGGTTTTTATCAGGTCCATTTGGAGGATTACGGAGTTGAGGTTGAGCTAACCGTTAGCCCAAGAGCAGGTTTTCATCGATATACTTTTCCTAATGATGACGAGGCACAAGTGGTGTTGGACTTAGACCATAGAGATAAGCTAACAGACGTCTACCTTGAACAAGTTGATAGTGTCACGTTTAAAGGGTATCGTTATTCGCACGAATGGGCGACCGATCAGCGCATTCATTTTTACGCTCAATTTTCTTCACCTATTCAAGACGTTACATACCGTTCGGATAGTTTAGTTGTAGGCTTGAAGTTTGGCAAATTAGACAATCCACTACTAGTAAAAGTGGGCATTTCGGCAGTAGATATATTAGGGGCTCAACAGAATGTAGAGCAAGAAATACCCCATTGGGATTTTGATAAAACCAAGCACACTGTACAGAATGCATGGGAAAGCAACCTTTCTAAAATACAAGTGCATGGAAGAGATGAAGATCACAAAACGGTCTTTTATACCGCCTTGTACCATTCTTTACTGAACCCTAATATTTACATTGATGTGGATGGAAGATATAGAGGCATGGATATGAACATTCATCAAGACTCTACCGATAATCATTACACTATTTTTTCACTTTGGGACACCTTTAGAGCTACCCACCCATTATTCACACTTATAGAACAAGAGAAAACGAATGAATTCATCCGTACTTTTTTAAGACAATATCAGCAGGGGGGGAAATTACCTATTTGGGAATTAGCAGCCAATTACACCAATTGTATGATAGGCTATCACGCTATACCTGTTATTGCCGATGCTTATGCTAAAGGCATTCGAGATTATGATGTAGAAAGAGCTATGGATGCTATGATATACAGCGCTAATTTGGATACTGATGGCTTAGAATTTTATAAAAACAAAGGCTTTATCGCTGCAAGTGATGAACCTGAATCTGTTTCAAAAACGCTTGAATATGCTTATGACGATTGGTGTATTGCTATGATGGCAGACTCTTTAGGTAGAACGGATGTTGCTAATGACTTTTATCAAAGAGGTCAATATTATAAAAATTTATACGACCCTTCAACAGGTTTTTTAAGAGCTAAAGTCAATAACAATTGGTTTGGTCCTTTTTTAGCCGATGAGGTAAATTTCAATTATACCGAAGCTAATGCTTGGCAATATTCCACTTTTTCACCCCAAGATATTCAAGGGCATATTGAGCTGATGGGAGGACCACAAAATTTAGAAAAACACCTAGATAGTTTATTTACTGCCGACAGTCAAACCTCAGGACGAGAACAAGTAGATATAACAGGACTTATTGGACAATATGCCCATGGCAACGAGCCGAGTCATCACATGGCTTATTTGTACAATTATGTAGGCAAGCCTCATAAAACACAAGAAAGAGTGCGCCAGATTATGGAAGAGCAATACAGCGTCTATCCCGATGGACTTTCAGGCAATGAAGATTGTGGACAGATGTCGTCTTGGTATGTGTTGAGTGCTATGGGTTTTTATAGCGTTACGCCCGGATTAGATTACTATACAATAGGCACACCCATGTTTGATCAAGCTCAAATTAAATTAGAAAACGGTCAAACCTTTGTAGTGAGAGCCGATAAACTTAGTCCTAGAAATAAATACATACAGTCGGCCACTTTAAACGGACAGAATTATGCTATGAGTTATATTCAACACAGTGATATTATGACTGGTGGTGAGTTGATTTTCTTGATGGGTGATGAGCCTAGCGACTGGGGTAGCCAAAGTATTCCGCCCTCATCCATTACCAACACCCCTTTAACACCTGTGCCATTCTTTATGGCAGAGAGTCAGACCTTTACGGATAGTCTTGTGGTTGAATTAGGCACAGCCCAAGAAGCCATTATTCGTTATACGTTGGATGGCAGTCAGCCTACTTTGGAGTCACCTATATACAGTTCGCCTATTGTTTTATTTAAAGACGCTCTGATTAAGTCAAAAGCCTTTTCTTCTAATGGTGAAAGTCAAGAGGTGTCGGCACCTTTTTATAAAATTGATGGTAGCAGAAGTATAAGCATACAAAGCGAATACGCCAATCAGTATGCTGCGGCAGGAGATAAGACCTTAATCGATTATTTGCGAGGAACGGGCAGTTATAGAACAGGTAGTTGGCAAGGGTATAGAGAAAATTTGGAAGCTACGGTAGATTTGGGAACGATCAAGCCTATTGATTACTTGGCTATTGGTTTTTTACAAGATATTAAATCTTGGATTTTTTACCCTCCTCAAGTGGAGTTTCTCGTTTCTGAAGATGGTCAAGATTTTCGTTCTATTGGAATAATAAACAACACTTTTTCGGATGAAGAATACGGTTCTTTTCATCAAGATTTTGCTACTCAAGTAAATGTATCCGCTCGATATGTAAAGGTCAAGGCCAACAATTATGGGGTATGTCCAGATTGGCATTTAGGAGCAGGAGGTGTCACTTGGCTATTTGCCGATGAACTTATCATCAAGTAG
- a CDS encoding CBS domain-containing protein, with translation MKKRTPISKIMSNDIITVNKTQSIQEVSNIIKDRKIRHVPVVSGEKVIGMLSKVDLQKISFVNTVDGDELTTALYDGLNIEQVMTKNVKVVQKNDTIYDVATILSQNEFHSLPVLEEDKLVGIVTTTDLIKYLVEQY, from the coding sequence ATGAAAAAAAGAACACCCATTTCAAAGATTATGTCTAACGACATCATTACTGTAAACAAAACTCAATCCATTCAAGAAGTAAGCAACATCATTAAAGATAGAAAAATCCGCCATGTACCTGTAGTGTCTGGGGAGAAAGTGATTGGTATGCTTAGTAAAGTAGATTTACAAAAAATCTCTTTCGTTAATACAGTAGATGGAGATGAGCTCACAACAGCCCTATATGATGGATTAAATATAGAGCAAGTCATGACTAAAAACGTTAAAGTGGTTCAAAAAAACGATACCATTTACGATGTGGCTACCATCCTATCCCAAAATGAATTTCATTCTCTACCTGTTTTAGAAGAAGATAAATTAGTAGGTATAGTTACCACTACTGACCTCATCAAATATTTAGTTGAACAGTACTAA